From the Psychrobacillus sp. FSL K6-4046 genome, one window contains:
- the sstT gene encoding serine/threonine transporter SstT, which translates to MKKLLHTWNQVSLVKQILLGILIGVILALTIPEAASWVTIFGALFVGALKAVAPILVLFLVIHAISSHRSGQQTNMKSIIILYGIGTFLAALVGVLASFLFPVTLTLTTGVEDVTPPSNIVAVLETLLFNVVDNPVNAIINANYIGILTWAILLGLTLKNAAETTKTAIANISDAISQLVKWVIKLAPIGILGLVFDAIATNGLSALTEYGQLIIILLSCMLFVALVINPLIVYLYVRKNPYPLVFRTLRESGITAFFTRSSAANIPVNMELCKKLELNKDTYSVSIPLGATINMAGAAVTITVLTLAAVNTLDINVDIATALILSVLAAVSAAGASGVAGGSLLLIPLACSLFGIPNEIAMQVVGVGFIIGVIQDSCETALNSSSDVLFTATAEYAKDRKEGKEVIIHS; encoded by the coding sequence ATGAAAAAACTCTTACATACATGGAACCAAGTAAGTCTCGTTAAACAAATTTTACTGGGTATTCTGATAGGTGTTATTCTAGCTTTAACAATACCTGAAGCTGCAAGCTGGGTTACTATTTTTGGTGCTTTATTTGTTGGTGCTTTGAAGGCTGTTGCGCCAATACTTGTATTGTTCCTAGTTATCCATGCAATTTCTTCTCATAGAAGTGGTCAGCAAACGAACATGAAGTCAATTATTATACTTTATGGAATTGGAACATTTCTTGCAGCACTTGTTGGTGTTCTTGCAAGCTTCCTATTTCCGGTTACGCTTACGCTTACAACTGGAGTAGAGGATGTTACACCTCCAAGTAATATTGTAGCGGTATTAGAAACTCTTCTATTTAATGTAGTTGATAATCCGGTAAATGCCATTATAAATGCAAATTATATTGGAATTTTAACATGGGCTATTCTTTTGGGACTTACTCTGAAGAATGCTGCAGAAACAACGAAAACTGCTATAGCTAATATTTCAGATGCCATTTCACAATTAGTGAAATGGGTGATCAAGCTTGCTCCTATTGGTATTTTAGGGCTGGTTTTTGATGCAATCGCAACGAATGGTCTTTCTGCTTTAACGGAATACGGCCAATTAATTATTATATTATTAAGCTGTATGCTATTTGTAGCTTTAGTTATTAATCCTTTAATTGTTTACTTATACGTACGGAAAAATCCTTATCCATTAGTATTCCGCACGTTAAGAGAAAGTGGAATTACAGCTTTCTTTACGCGTAGCTCGGCTGCTAATATTCCTGTAAATATGGAATTGTGTAAAAAGTTAGAGTTGAACAAGGATACATACTCTGTTTCCATTCCTTTAGGAGCTACTATTAACATGGCTGGAGCAGCAGTTACAATAACTGTCTTAACCCTTGCTGCCGTTAATACGTTAGACATAAATGTAGATATTGCTACTGCACTAATCCTTAGTGTCCTTGCTGCTGTGTCTGCTGCGGGAGCATCTGGAGTTGCTGGTGGATCACTTTTACTTATCCCATTAGCATGTAGCTTGTTTGGTATACCGAACGAAATTGCTATGCAGGTGGTTGGTGTAGGATTCATCATTGGAGTCATCCAAGATTCATGTGAAACTGCCTTAAACTCATCCTCAGATGTATTGTTCACAGCTACTGCTGAATATGCAAAGGATCGTAAAGAAGGAAAAGAAGTTATTATTCACTCTTAA
- a CDS encoding DUF1835 domain-containing protein, translating to MTATEFKNYDCKMYEINTPTEFEEFHHENYRPLRSRTWFIKQEIMSDIVEKINSFIQESLQLHQRSKGPIHLVSSESAAGSLKVGLPKPHTVIAIPDNLTYGPLGKLVERAEQKIREEWLFDHINDEQEEGNYASKFSNMLRQIDDIADSIPIYLWCGNNVAEQIGIRFMVYLLGEKKNAIYLITEDKIAISYTSHLHSEQIKKIFEQNKDVLPLSSNERSTYIEEWFKLVDSKEVLRIWNGREIIGVSENYYDSLIQATAEMLHNSQSEKEFLPVGEVIAEILNKEIIDPFFLEYRVRHLTYDGTFKIKGIPKSMHSYKIKLQ from the coding sequence TTGACAGCAACTGAATTTAAGAACTATGACTGCAAGATGTATGAGATTAATACACCAACTGAATTTGAAGAGTTTCACCATGAAAATTATCGACCTCTCCGTTCACGAACTTGGTTTATCAAGCAGGAAATAATGAGTGACATTGTAGAAAAAATAAACTCCTTCATCCAAGAGTCTCTACAGTTACATCAAAGATCTAAAGGACCTATTCATTTAGTTTCTTCGGAATCTGCAGCCGGGTCTCTTAAGGTAGGACTTCCGAAGCCACATACAGTCATCGCTATCCCAGATAACTTAACTTATGGCCCGTTAGGAAAATTAGTTGAAAGAGCAGAGCAAAAAATACGAGAAGAATGGCTATTTGATCATATAAATGACGAGCAGGAAGAAGGAAATTATGCCAGTAAATTTAGCAATATGTTACGTCAAATTGATGATATTGCCGATTCAATCCCTATATATCTATGGTGTGGAAATAATGTAGCTGAACAAATAGGGATCCGTTTTATGGTTTATTTATTAGGAGAGAAGAAAAATGCTATTTATTTGATAACTGAGGATAAAATAGCTATATCTTATACTTCTCATTTACATTCGGAGCAAATTAAAAAAATATTCGAACAAAACAAAGATGTTTTACCACTTTCCTCAAATGAGCGTTCCACCTATATCGAAGAATGGTTCAAGTTAGTTGATAGTAAGGAAGTCTTGCGCATATGGAATGGCAGAGAAATAATAGGGGTTTCAGAAAATTATTATGATTCCCTCATTCAAGCAACTGCCGAAATGCTGCATAACAGTCAATCTGAAAAAGAGTTTCTTCCCGTAGGAGAAGTCATAGCTGAAATACTTAATAAAGAGATAATAGATCCATTCTTCTTAGAATATAGAGTAAGACACTTAACTTACGATGGTACTTTTAAGATAAAAGGTATTCCTAAATCTATGCACAGCTATAAAATAAAGCTCCAATAG
- a CDS encoding EcsC family protein produces METKDYLHTHLEEIEAWEKDQKGLWIWEKLGRLPFKVLDKLTPAFIQEKIGLLVSEIGSYIQTGGKYLFNEQTMINKIKSSTPYDPIESIEDIGNIPLKDMIILSERLQKGRVKFATLQGATTGVGGIFTLAIDIPVILGTALKTLQEIAIIHGYDPNDKQERVFIIKCLQFASADIVGKESILNELSVLHENKPTSENMLSQLKGWQEVFFTYRDQFGWKKLFQMVPIAGIIFGAFANKGMIQDIAEAGIMLYRKRRIYEKLNELESDHTDI; encoded by the coding sequence ATGGAAACGAAAGACTATCTTCATACACATTTAGAAGAGATAGAAGCCTGGGAGAAAGATCAGAAGGGTTTATGGATTTGGGAAAAGCTCGGACGTCTTCCTTTTAAGGTCTTAGATAAGTTAACTCCTGCTTTTATACAAGAAAAAATTGGTTTACTTGTCTCTGAAATAGGCAGCTATATACAAACGGGTGGTAAATACTTATTCAATGAACAAACGATGATTAATAAGATTAAATCATCTACTCCTTACGACCCTATAGAGTCTATAGAGGATATTGGGAACATTCCATTAAAAGATATGATCATACTGAGTGAAAGGTTACAAAAAGGACGTGTGAAGTTTGCTACTCTTCAGGGTGCGACTACGGGGGTTGGTGGCATATTTACACTAGCAATCGATATTCCCGTGATTCTTGGTACTGCACTAAAAACTTTGCAGGAAATTGCGATTATTCATGGGTATGATCCAAACGACAAACAGGAGCGTGTGTTTATCATTAAGTGTCTGCAATTTGCGTCTGCTGATATCGTTGGAAAAGAATCCATTTTAAATGAATTATCGGTTCTTCATGAAAATAAACCGACGTCAGAAAATATGCTGTCCCAGTTAAAAGGCTGGCAGGAAGTATTTTTCACCTATCGTGATCAATTTGGGTGGAAAAAGCTCTTTCAAATGGTACCCATAGCCGGAATTATATTTGGAGCATTTGCAAATAAAGGAATGATCCAAGATATAGCAGAGGCTGGCATCATGCTTTACAGGAAAAGAAGAATTTATGAAAAGCTCAATGAATTAGAAAGTGATCATACAGATATATAA